The Bacteroidota bacterium genome window below encodes:
- the hflX gene encoding GTPase HflX has translation MNQRRAILIGIINRQQNEITITEYLDELAFLAHTAGIAPIKRFTQNLGKPDSSTFIGKGKAEEVKLYVQQNNIDMVIFDDEISPSQQRNLETLFEKKVIDRTGLILEIFAQRAKTSYAKTQVELAHLEYIYPRLMGMWTHLERQRGGTGTRGGAGEKEIETDRRIVRKKIHVLKEKLVDIDRQMTTQRRNRGEMIRVALVGYTNVGKSTLMNLLAKSEVFAENKLFATLDTTVRKVVIDRVPFLLSDTVGFIRKLPHQLVESFKSTLDEVREADVLIHVVDISHPKFEDQIREVKKTLMEIGVGDKLTFTVFNKIDAQRQNHNNVQRILQSEEQFLWDGENEIPKKEITLEELKNSWIAKMFEPSVFISAHTKENMSELKQALFDQIKDLHLERFPHQLPF, from the coding sequence ATGAATCAAAGAAGAGCAATCCTGATTGGCATTATCAACCGTCAGCAGAACGAGATTACTATTACAGAATATCTTGACGAGCTTGCTTTTCTTGCACACACAGCCGGAATTGCTCCCATAAAAAGATTTACACAAAATCTGGGCAAACCCGATTCCTCTACTTTCATCGGCAAAGGAAAAGCGGAAGAAGTGAAATTATATGTTCAGCAAAATAATATTGATATGGTGATCTTTGACGATGAAATTTCTCCTTCACAACAAAGAAATTTGGAAACACTTTTTGAAAAGAAAGTGATTGACCGCACGGGGTTGATTCTTGAAATCTTTGCACAGCGCGCGAAAACTTCTTACGCGAAAACACAGGTGGAACTTGCTCATCTTGAATACATCTATCCGCGCCTGATGGGGATGTGGACACACCTTGAACGTCAGCGCGGAGGAACAGGAACACGAGGAGGAGCGGGAGAAAAAGAAATTGAAACAGATAGACGAATCGTTCGGAAAAAAATTCATGTGCTCAAAGAAAAGCTCGTGGACATTGACAGGCAGATGACAACGCAGCGGAGAAACCGCGGAGAGATGATTCGTGTGGCGCTGGTTGGCTATACGAATGTGGGAAAATCCACTTTGATGAATCTACTTGCAAAATCTGAAGTGTTTGCAGAAAATAAATTATTCGCTACGCTGGATACCACCGTTAGAAAAGTAGTAATTGACAGAGTTCCGTTTCTTCTTTCAGATACGGTAGGTTTCATTCGAAAACTTCCTCATCAACTTGTGGAAAGTTTTAAATCAACTTTGGATGAAGTGCGCGAAGCGGATGTGCTTATTCACGTAGTGGATATTTCTCACCCAAAATTTGAAGACCAGATTCGTGAAGTAAAAAAAACGCTTATGGAAATTGGGGTTGGCGATAAACTGACTTTCACTGTTTTCAATAAGATTGACGCACAACGGCAAAACCACAACAATGTTCAAAGAATTCTTCAAAGCGAAGAACAATTTCTTTGGGACGGTGAAAATGAAATCCCTAAAAAAGAAATTACGCTGGAAGAATTAAAGAATAGCTGGATAGCGAAAATGTTTGAGCCGAGCGTTTTCATATCCGCACATACAAAAGAAAATATGAGCGAACTCAAGCAAGCCCTTTTTGACCAGATAAAAGACCTGCATTTGGAAAGATTTCCTCACCAGCTTCCATTTTAG
- a CDS encoding tetratricopeptide repeat protein, with product MSLPLKQCAFLFLILPLFVYGQQRKIDSLQTLLKKDKEDTSKVIHLNKLSSEYKSIGSYDTALYYSNIALQLSQKINFDKGIANAYGGMGTVYYYQSDYPKTLEYWLKALKIDESLNNKEGITKRLGNIGLVYYEQSDYPKALDYYFKALKMNEELGRKKGIATVLGNIGIVYMEQENYSKALDYYFKALKMDEELVREDSYGGNKIGMAADLGNIGIVYNAQRDYPKALNYYFKALKVKEELGNKNEIAKTLGNIGIVYKEQSDYLKALEYFFKALKMAEELGDKNLIAIWLGNIGSLYTETKKYAEAEKYLLNALKLDKEIGAQNMERQDEEYLTELYSKTNRYQLALEHYKKAMALKDTLFSAEKNKEITRKEMNYEFEKKEAAAKAEADKQAAVAEAESRRQKIVLYFVLCTLFIVLVFAVFIFRALRITQKQKQLIEQQKKIVEEKQNEILASIRYAKRIQDAILPTEKYIHKTLERLRAKNAEINAK from the coding sequence GTGAGTTTGCCGTTAAAACAATGTGCTTTTTTATTTCTTATCCTCCCTCTTTTTGTTTACGGACAACAGAGGAAGATTGATAGTTTACAAACTCTACTCAAAAAAGATAAAGAAGACACCAGTAAAGTAATTCACCTAAATAAATTATCCTCGGAATATAAAAGTATTGGCAGTTACGATACTGCTTTATACTATAGTAACATCGCTCTCCAACTTTCGCAAAAGATAAATTTTGATAAAGGTATTGCAAATGCTTATGGTGGAATGGGAACTGTCTATTATTATCAATCCGATTATCCCAAAACATTAGAGTATTGGTTGAAAGCATTAAAGATTGATGAATCTTTAAATAATAAAGAAGGCATTACCAAACGCCTCGGCAACATCGGACTTGTCTATTATGAACAATCCGATTACCCTAAGGCATTGGACTATTATTTCAAGGCATTGAAGATGAATGAAGAACTTGGAAGAAAAAAAGGAATTGCAACGGTACTCGGCAATATCGGAATTGTCTATATGGAACAAGAGAATTACTCCAAAGCATTGGATTATTATTTCAAAGCATTGAAGATGGATGAAGAACTTGTTCGTGAGGACTCCTATGGAGGAAATAAAATTGGAATGGCAGCAGACCTCGGGAACATCGGAATCGTCTATAATGCACAAAGGGATTACCCTAAGGCGCTGAACTATTATTTCAAGGCATTGAAAGTGAAAGAAGAACTCGGAAATAAAAATGAAATTGCAAAAACTCTCGGCAACATCGGAATTGTCTATAAAGAACAATCCGATTACCTCAAAGCATTGGAATACTTTTTCAAGGCATTGAAAATGGCAGAAGAACTTGGAGATAAAAACCTAATTGCAATCTGGCTTGGCAACATCGGCTCGCTTTATACTGAAACAAAAAAATACGCAGAAGCAGAAAAATATTTATTAAATGCATTGAAACTCGATAAAGAAATAGGAGCACAGAATATGGAAAGGCAAGATGAAGAATATCTCACCGAACTCTACTCCAAAACCAACCGCTACCAACTTGCACTCGAGCATTACAAAAAAGCAATGGCATTAAAAGATACTTTGTTCAGCGCAGAAAAAAACAAAGAAATCACCCGCAAAGAAATGAACTACGAGTTTGAAAAGAAAGAAGCCGCGGCAAAAGCAGAAGCAGATAAACAAGCTGCCGTGGCAGAGGCAGAGAGTAGGAGACAGAAGATTGTATTGTACTTTGTACTTTGTACTTTGTTCATTGTACTTGTCTTCGCTGTTTTCATCTTCCGCGCCCTGCGCATAACGCAAAAACAAAAACAACTAATCGAACAGCAAAAGAAAATTGTAGAAGAAAAACAAAACGAAATACTCGCCAGCATCCGCTATGCGAAACGCATTCAGGATGCAATTCTTCCAACGGAGAAGTATATTCATAAAACCCTTGAACGGCTGAGAGCGAAAAATGCCGAAATAAATGCAAAGTAA
- a CDS encoding geranylgeranylglyceryl/heptaprenylglyceryl phosphate synthase yields the protein MKKSIYDIIVKAKREKKKLFAVLIDPDKYNSEVIHEANKSKVDFIFIGGSGLKKEKFHACINSVSKLTKIPLVIFPGGREQISEKADAILLLSLISGRNPDYLIGEHIRASRQLKKSKLEIIPTGYVLISGGKKYTAQKISRTSPIKYSNNELAASTAIAGELLGLKLIFLEAGSGSKRPLSKTMIQNVKKNISVPLIAGGGIDTAKKAKVICNAGADVVVVGNAIEKDITLVKKIAEAIK from the coding sequence GTGAAGAAAAGCATTTACGATATAATTGTTAAAGCTAAAAGGGAAAAGAAAAAACTTTTCGCTGTGTTGATTGACCCCGATAAATATAATTCTGAAGTAATTCATGAAGCAAACAAATCAAAAGTTGATTTTATTTTTATCGGAGGAAGCGGGTTAAAGAAAGAGAAATTTCATGCGTGTATAAATTCGGTAAGCAAGCTCACGAAAATTCCTCTTGTAATTTTTCCAGGAGGAAGAGAGCAGATTTCAGAAAAAGCTGATGCCATTTTATTGCTTTCGCTTATCTCGGGAAGAAATCCTGATTACCTTATAGGAGAGCATATTCGCGCTTCACGCCAACTTAAAAAATCAAAGCTGGAAATCATTCCAACAGGGTATGTTCTCATCAGCGGAGGGAAAAAATACACTGCTCAAAAAATCAGCCGGACATCCCCGATAAAATATTCTAACAACGAACTGGCAGCAAGCACTGCCATTGCAGGTGAACTGCTGGGACTGAAGCTTATTTTTCTCGAAGCAGGGAGCGGTTCTAAAAGACCACTGAGCAAAACAATGATTCAAAACGTGAAGAAAAATATTTCTGTTCCATTAATTGCTGGCGGAGGAATTGACACTGCCAAAAAAGCAAAAGTGATTTGTAACGCAGGAGCTGATGTGGTAGTGGTTGGCAATGCAATTGAAAAGGATATTACACTTGTAAAAAAAATAGCAGAAGCAATTAAATGA
- the thiH gene encoding 2-iminoacetate synthase ThiH — protein MSFENIFNRFSWEEVQENIYTKTSSDVEIVLNKNGKRTLEDFKALISPAASVYLEEMATLSHRITQKRFGKTLQMYVPLYISNECQNICTYCGFSFDNKILRKTLSDEEILKEVSVIKTMGYDHVLLVTGEANKTVGVSYLANAINLIRPFFSNISIEVQPLEQDEYEYLSLRGLHSVFVYQETYHRENYSLHHTKGKKSNFSYRLETPERLGRAGVHKMGLGILIGLEDWRADSFFCAMHLDYLEKKFWQTKYSISFPRLRPHSNEHPSPLGEGMRERAMNDKELAQLICAYRIFDEEVELSLSTRESPKFRDNIIRLGITSISAGSKTNPGGYAVEKESLEQFEIHDDRTPQEISTMIRKQGYEAVWKDWDRTYHAEKI, from the coding sequence ATGTCTTTCGAAAATATTTTCAATAGATTTTCATGGGAAGAAGTGCAGGAAAACATTTACACCAAAACTTCTTCAGATGTTGAAATTGTGTTGAACAAAAATGGAAAACGCACGCTGGAAGATTTCAAAGCGCTGATTTCTCCGGCTGCTTCCGTGTATCTTGAAGAAATGGCAACTCTCAGCCACCGAATTACGCAAAAGCGTTTCGGAAAAACTTTGCAGATGTATGTTCCTCTATATATTTCCAACGAATGCCAGAATATCTGCACATACTGCGGTTTCAGTTTTGATAATAAAATTTTACGCAAGACTTTGAGCGATGAGGAAATTCTGAAAGAAGTTTCTGTCATCAAAACGATGGGTTACGACCATGTCCTTCTTGTGACCGGTGAAGCAAATAAAACTGTCGGTGTTTCTTATCTCGCGAATGCAATTAATCTCATTCGCCCTTTCTTTTCAAATATTTCCATTGAAGTTCAGCCGCTGGAGCAGGATGAATATGAATATCTCAGTTTGCGTGGACTTCATTCCGTTTTTGTTTATCAGGAAACCTATCACAGAGAAAACTATTCGCTTCATCATACCAAAGGAAAGAAATCCAACTTTTCCTATAGATTGGAAACTCCGGAACGTTTAGGTAGGGCTGGAGTACATAAAATGGGATTGGGAATTTTAATCGGACTGGAAGACTGGCGCGCGGATTCTTTTTTCTGCGCTATGCATTTGGATTATCTGGAAAAAAAATTCTGGCAGACGAAATACTCTATTTCATTTCCACGACTTCGACCGCATTCTAACGAACATCCCTCTCCCTTGGGAGAGGGAATGAGGGAGAGGGCAATGAACGACAAAGAACTCGCACAATTAATTTGCGCTTACAGAATTTTTGACGAAGAAGTAGAACTTTCTCTTTCCACTCGCGAAAGCCCGAAGTTCAGAGATAATATCATTAGGCTTGGTATTACGTCTATCAGCGCGGGCTCAAAAACAAATCCCGGGGGATATGCTGTGGAAAAGGAATCGCTGGAGCAGTTTGAAATTCACGATGACAGAACTCCGCAGGAAATTTCTACAATGATTCGCAAACAAGGTTATGAAGCAGTGTGGAAAGACTGGGACAGAACCTATCATGCAGAAAAAATATGA
- a CDS encoding thiamine phosphate synthase, whose product MKLILISPSERKDSELAYLLNMFEQGLPIYHLRKTKFSTRELKNFIAEIPEKYHERIVIHTHHELVIKFNLKGIYISRSHKKRKYRTWLRMQWFKFKKRKLILSTSFRSIEDILDHNPKYDYVFLSPVFDSLSGNFQAGFSEHDLQTALRQTKYNVIARGGVSVDTVEKAKTLGFSGIAFYSSIWKSKNPLEEFKRVKEKFNELKIPLE is encoded by the coding sequence ATGAAACTTATATTAATTTCTCCTTCCGAACGGAAAGACTCTGAGCTTGCGTATCTGCTGAATATGTTTGAGCAGGGCTTGCCTATTTATCATTTGCGTAAAACAAAATTTTCTACGCGTGAATTAAAAAATTTCATAGCTGAAATTCCCGAAAAATATCATGAGCGCATTGTCATTCATACACACCACGAGCTCGTTATAAAATTCAACCTGAAAGGAATTTATATTTCACGCTCGCATAAAAAAAGAAAATACAGAACATGGTTACGAATGCAATGGTTCAAATTCAAAAAAAGGAAATTAATTCTTTCGACAAGTTTCAGAAGCATTGAAGATATTCTTGACCACAATCCGAAATATGATTATGTTTTTCTCTCTCCTGTGTTCGATAGTTTGTCAGGAAATTTTCAGGCGGGTTTTTCCGAACATGACTTGCAGACTGCGCTCAGACAAACAAAATATAATGTGATTGCGCGAGGAGGAGTTTCTGTAGATACTGTTGAAAAAGCAAAGACACTTGGATTTTCGGGTATTGCGTTTTACTCCAGTATCTGGAAATCGAAAAATCCATTGGAAGAATTCAAGCGGGTAAAAGAAAAATTTAATGAATTGAAAATACCGTTGGAGTGA
- the gdhA gene encoding NADP-specific glutamate dehydrogenase, with protein sequence MATTTAVKSPKAKSNGSSKVENEIHKFMAKVSAKDPNQPEFLQAVMEVAEAVIPYTMEHTKYADAKILERIAEPERLIQFRVPWLNDKGRFQVNRGFRIQMNSAIGPYKGGLRFHPSVNLSILKFLAFEQVFKNSLTTLPMGGGKGGSDFDPKGKSDNEVMKFTQSFMTELSKHIGADTDVPAGDIGVGGREIGFMFGQYKRVRNEFTGILTGKGLEYGGSLIRPEATGYGCVYFVQEMLATKGDSFKGKRVVVSGSGNVAQYSIEKVNQLGGKVVTASDSEGYIYDKNGINAEKLAFIMNLKNVKRGRIKEYVKEFKSAEFHAGKTPWGVKCDVALPSATQNELNGTDAEMLVKNGCMAVGEGANMPSTPEAVTVFQTHKVMFAPGKASNAGGVATSGLEMSQNSLRLSWTREEVDQRLHGIMKSIHATCVKYGKEGDHVNYVKGANIGGFVKVADAMLAQGMV encoded by the coding sequence ATGGCAACAACTACAGCAGTAAAATCACCAAAAGCAAAATCAAACGGAAGCAGCAAAGTGGAAAACGAGATCCACAAGTTCATGGCTAAAGTCAGCGCAAAAGATCCTAACCAGCCCGAGTTTTTACAGGCGGTGATGGAAGTTGCCGAAGCCGTGATTCCATACACCATGGAACACACAAAATATGCCGATGCAAAAATTTTGGAGCGCATTGCAGAACCCGAGCGCCTTATTCAGTTCCGTGTGCCTTGGTTGAATGACAAAGGTCGTTTCCAGGTGAACCGCGGATTCCGTATTCAGATGAACAGTGCCATCGGTCCTTACAAAGGCGGATTGCGTTTCCATCCTTCGGTGAATCTTTCCATCTTAAAGTTTTTGGCATTCGAACAGGTTTTCAAAAATTCTCTCACCACACTTCCTATGGGAGGCGGTAAAGGAGGAAGTGATTTTGACCCCAAAGGAAAATCAGATAACGAAGTGATGAAGTTCACACAATCGTTCATGACTGAACTTTCAAAACACATTGGCGCTGACACGGACGTTCCCGCTGGCGACATCGGAGTGGGAGGGCGCGAGATCGGTTTCATGTTCGGACAATATAAAAGAGTAAGAAACGAATTCACCGGCATACTCACCGGAAAAGGATTAGAGTATGGCGGAAGTTTGATTCGCCCTGAAGCAACAGGTTACGGATGCGTGTATTTCGTTCAGGAAATGCTCGCTACCAAAGGAGATTCTTTCAAAGGAAAACGCGTAGTGGTTTCAGGCTCAGGAAACGTGGCGCAGTATTCCATTGAAAAAGTAAATCAACTCGGTGGAAAAGTAGTTACTGCTTCTGATTCTGAAGGATATATATATGACAAGAACGGAATCAACGCGGAGAAACTCGCCTTCATTATGAATTTGAAAAACGTGAAGCGCGGGCGCATAAAAGAATATGTGAAAGAATTCAAGTCAGCAGAGTTTCATGCAGGCAAAACTCCTTGGGGAGTCAAGTGCGATGTGGCGCTTCCATCCGCAACACAGAACGAACTCAACGGAACAGATGCAGAAATGCTGGTGAAGAACGGCTGCATGGCAGTGGGCGAAGGCGCAAACATGCCAAGCACACCCGAAGCAGTAACTGTTTTCCAGACTCATAAGGTTATGTTCGCGCCCGGCAAGGCATCCAATGCGGGCGGTGTGGCAACATCAGGATTGGAAATGAGCCAAAACTCTCTGCGTTTGTCATGGACACGCGAAGAAGTTGACCAGCGCTTGCACGGCATCATGAAAAGCATCCACGCCACTTGCGTGAAGTACGGCAAAGAAGGCGACCACGTGAACTACGTGAAAGGCGCCAACATTGGCGGCTTCGTAAAAGTTGCCGATGCAATGCTTGCGCAAGGAATGGTGTAA
- a CDS encoding polysaccharide deacetylase family protein: MSEYQIPILLYHRIVNEKSQIGKHKIYVWEKSFREQMKFLKENGYETITFNEIEKESSAKKIILTFDDGYEDNYAILFPILKEFGFTSVIYLVTKQTRNEWAIKEGEPELKMMTKEMIREMSDYGIEFGGHTRTHADLKKTPKEKFTDEIAGCKKDIEEVVGKPTLSFAYPFGAHKEETLQAVRDAGYKYGITTIFGPAKWQDDLMRIRRIEVRPKDGLSRFKFKASGYYFQKSYLQNIFS, encoded by the coding sequence ATGAGTGAATATCAAATTCCGATTTTACTTTATCATCGAATTGTAAATGAGAAATCACAAATCGGAAAGCATAAAATTTATGTATGGGAGAAAAGCTTTCGGGAGCAAATGAAATTTCTGAAGGAGAATGGATATGAAACAATTACATTCAATGAGATAGAAAAGGAGTCTTCGGCTAAGAAAATCATTTTAACATTTGATGATGGCTACGAAGATAACTACGCAATTCTTTTTCCCATCCTGAAAGAATTCGGATTTACCTCTGTGATTTATCTCGTAACAAAGCAAACACGAAACGAATGGGCTATCAAAGAAGGCGAGCCGGAATTAAAGATGATGACAAAAGAAATGATCCGAGAGATGAGCGATTACGGAATTGAATTTGGCGGACATACCCGCACACATGCTGACTTGAAGAAAACCCCTAAGGAAAAATTTACAGATGAAATTGCGGGATGTAAAAAAGATATTGAAGAAGTTGTCGGAAAACCAACATTGAGTTTTGCTTATCCGTTTGGCGCTCATAAAGAAGAAACATTACAAGCAGTTCGTGATGCCGGATATAAATATGGAATTACAACTATTTTCGGACCAGCAAAATGGCAAGATGATTTGATGCGAATAAGAAGAATTGAAGTAAGACCAAAAGATGGGTTGTCGCGTTTCAAATTTAAAGCAAGCGGATATTATTTTCAGAAGTCATATTTGCAAAATATTTTTTCATGA
- a CDS encoding glycosyltransferase family 2 protein produces the protein MKVSGFTFVRNAVKFDYPVVEGIKSILPICDEVVVAVGNSEDDTLGLIKSIGTPKIKIIETIWDNSQREGGRVYAIETEKALRACNPESDWRFYMQADEVFHENDLPLIHKAMLKWKEDKQVDGLVFDHINFYCTYKYYADARHWQKKEIRVIRNNHQIRSYGDAASFRMANGRKLHCKYVPAMIYHYGWVREPYSMQQKKIEQNSFHAETIDKNILPGAVSFDYSGVATVSLFSGTHPQEMHERMKRCTWDLDINKIKRNDSIRRRILDFIYKKTGWNIGGHKNYKLIS, from the coding sequence ATGAAGGTATCAGGATTTACATTCGTGCGCAATGCGGTGAAGTTTGACTATCCTGTAGTAGAAGGAATAAAATCTATTCTGCCGATTTGCGATGAAGTAGTAGTGGCTGTTGGAAATTCAGAAGATGATACGCTCGGTTTGATTAAATCCATCGGCACTCCTAAAATAAAAATCATTGAAACCATTTGGGATAATTCGCAGCGTGAAGGCGGAAGAGTATATGCTATAGAAACAGAAAAAGCATTGCGCGCTTGCAATCCAGAAAGTGATTGGCGTTTCTATATGCAGGCGGATGAAGTTTTTCACGAAAATGATTTACCCCTTATCCATAAAGCGATGCTCAAATGGAAAGAAGATAAACAGGTTGATGGTTTGGTTTTTGACCACATCAATTTTTATTGCACCTATAAGTATTATGCGGATGCACGGCATTGGCAGAAAAAGGAAATTCGTGTGATACGAAACAACCATCAAATACGCAGTTATGGAGATGCCGCTAGTTTCAGAATGGCAAATGGAAGAAAGTTGCATTGCAAATATGTGCCGGCTATGATTTATCATTACGGTTGGGTGCGCGAACCCTACAGCATGCAGCAAAAAAAAATTGAACAAAACTCCTTTCATGCAGAAACGATTGATAAGAATATTTTGCCTGGCGCTGTTTCTTTTGATTATTCCGGAGTTGCAACAGTATCGCTGTTCAGCGGAACACACCCTCAAGAAATGCATGAAAGAATGAAAAGATGCACATGGGATTTGGATATAAATAAAATAAAACGTAATGACAGCATTCGCAGAAGAATCTTAGATTTTATTTATAAAAAAACAGGATGGAACATTGGCGGGCATAAAAATTATAAACTTATATCATAG
- a CDS encoding type II toxin-antitoxin system RelE/ParE family toxin: MVKISWTPLAQYDLKEIEAYIAQDSQAYAIITVEKIFDRTSILAKHPKSGRVVPEFENENIRELIEGNYRIVYFILNSKEVIISRVHHAARLLK, encoded by the coding sequence ATGGTCAAGATAAGTTGGACACCGCTTGCACAGTACGACCTGAAGGAAATTGAAGCATACATTGCGCAGGATTCGCAGGCATACGCAATCATTACCGTTGAAAAAATATTTGACAGAACCTCCATTCTTGCAAAGCATCCGAAAAGCGGAAGAGTAGTTCCCGAATTTGAAAACGAAAATATCAGGGAATTGATAGAAGGCAATTACCGAATCGTTTACTTTATACTAAACAGCAAAGAAGTAATCATTTCCCGTGTTCATCACGCGGCACGATTACTGAAATGA
- a CDS encoding cytochrome B — protein MLTGLLHVHSLLRYILLILILVAIVKSFSGWFGKKQFTERTRKLNLFTLIFAHLQLLVGLGVYFMSTKVKAAFVNMGEAMKNTELRFWSVEHIALMVIAIALITVGYSLSKKGKTDEAKYKRAAIFFLLALLVIFYAIPWPWSAVARGWMPGV, from the coding sequence ATGTTAACAGGACTTCTTCACGTACACTCGCTACTCCGCTACATTCTTCTCATCTTGATTTTGGTTGCCATTGTGAAATCTTTCAGCGGATGGTTTGGCAAAAAACAATTCACGGAAAGAACGCGCAAACTGAATTTGTTCACGCTCATTTTTGCACACCTCCAATTACTTGTTGGTCTTGGTGTTTATTTCATGAGCACAAAAGTGAAAGCTGCGTTTGTCAACATGGGAGAAGCGATGAAAAATACTGAACTCCGTTTCTGGTCAGTTGAACATATTGCCTTGATGGTAATAGCCATTGCCCTCATCACTGTAGGCTATTCCCTTTCCAAAAAAGGAAAAACCGATGAAGCAAAATACAAACGCGCTGCTATTTTTTTTCTGCTCGCACTCCTTGTTATCTTTTATGCAATTCCCTGGCCATGGTCAGCTGTTGCCAGAGGATGGATGCCGGGAGTATAA
- a CDS encoding 4'-phosphopantetheinyl transferase superfamily protein, giving the protein MMLFLDFYEFCKVGLSYIKEAGKKGKLGLWHITEPVDELLKMKTFSAKDLYQLNSFSYTHRKKEWLVARILTEQLSGEKNTRIVYDKHNKPFLKNSNNHISLSHSHNLLAVIIDDKETGIDIELIKPNVLKIKEKFMSKKELSEAGHANTAEKFTLYWCVKESLYKYYGKKKLTFKENLLVEPFEYSEKGVVRTEIFHDSMKKKFELNYEKISAEGQEYMMAYIIKEV; this is encoded by the coding sequence GTGATGCTTTTTCTTGATTTTTATGAGTTTTGCAAGGTGGGTTTATCATATATAAAGGAAGCGGGTAAGAAAGGAAAGCTCGGGCTGTGGCATATCACGGAACCCGTGGATGAGTTGCTGAAGATGAAAACATTTTCTGCAAAAGATTTATATCAGTTGAATTCATTTTCATATACACACCGAAAAAAAGAATGGCTTGTCGCCAGAATTCTTACCGAGCAATTAAGCGGGGAAAAGAACACGCGAATAGTTTATGACAAGCACAACAAGCCGTTTTTGAAAAACTCCAATAATCATATTTCTCTTTCCCATTCCCATAACCTTCTTGCAGTAATTATTGACGATAAGGAAACAGGAATTGACATTGAGCTTATCAAGCCGAATGTTTTGAAGATAAAAGAGAAGTTTATGAGCAAGAAGGAATTGAGCGAGGCCGGACATGCGAACACCGCTGAAAAATTTACACTGTACTGGTGCGTGAAAGAATCACTCTACAAATATTACGGAAAGAAGAAATTGACATTCAAAGAAAATCTTCTGGTCGAACCGTTTGAGTATTCAGAAAAAGGAGTTGTCAGGACAGAAATTTTTCACGACTCCATGAAAAAGAAATTTGAATTGAATTACGAAAAAATTTCCGCTGAAGGGCAGGAATATATGATGGCTTACATCATAAAAGAGGTTTAG